From a single Candidatus Bathyarchaeota archaeon genomic region:
- a CDS encoding roadblock/LC7 domain-containing protein, whose amino-acid sequence MTTKNLIDDILKELKGVGGIESSAIVTRDGLLVASDTSSDVDAETFAAMSASMAGAAETAITEVNGGTAIRIIVEAANSKLITIGAGPKVLLVALTKQQVPLGLILIKLGEAARKIGSIVT is encoded by the coding sequence GTGACGACTAAGAATCTTATAGACGACATCTTGAAGGAACTCAAAGGTGTTGGGGGAATCGAATCCTCCGCTATCGTTACAAGAGACGGCTTACTCGTCGCCTCAGACACGTCCAGTGACGTAGATGCTGAAACATTTGCCGCCATGAGCGCAAGCATGGCTGGAGCCGCTGAAACAGCGATAACTGAAGTGAACGGCGGAACCGCTATCCGCATAATCGTTGAAGCTGCAAATTCTAAACTAATAACCATCGGAGCTGGACCCAAAGTTCTACTTGTGGCTTTGACAAAGCAGCAGGTTCCTCTAGGCTTAATCTTGATAAAACTCGGCGAAGCAGCCAGAAAAATAGGCAGCATCGTAACATAG
- the uvrA gene encoding excinuclease ABC subunit UvrA — translation MRDNISIKGAREHNLKNIDLELPRNKLIVITGLSGSGKSTLAFDTIYAEGQRRYVESLSAYARQFLGLMDKPDVDSIEGLSPAISIEQKSTSKNPRSTVGTVTEIYDYLRLLFARIGTHHCPKCGSSIHPQSPENITSLIMAEKGKTLVFLAPIIRGTKGTHEQVFDDLKKEGYTKIRVDQKIYETDTVKEEVKLVRYEKHWIEAVIDTVTIDDEERSRIAEAVESALKTGKGTMIVIDAAQQDAAKKKELESFEGATMYSTFGACPNHPEIMFEALEPRMFSFNSPWGACPVCHGLGEITEVTADKVIPNRNLSIMDGALAVYGKMDLSWRVQQLAMVGKKHGFDVFTPIKDFTEQQLKVLLYGDREPISGNWSNGASMWMRDGWEGVIPQTMRLYRQTESEWRKEDIEKFMTARPCNACHGKKLQPLVLAVKILDKSIIDVTDLSIEEAVEFFRDLPTKLNQKDLSIAKQVLKEINERLGFLKNVGLGYLSLSRAAKTLSGGEAQRIRLATQIGSNLMGVLYILDEPSIGLHQRDNAKLIATLARLRDLGNTLIVVEHDEDTMRHADYIVDMGPGAGVHGGHVVAEGSPAEVMANPRSLTGKYLSGELKIEVPTKRREPTSFISIKGACENNLKNLSLKLPLGVLCGVTGVSGSGKSTLMNLTVIPALKQMFGEQVDKVGKHEALQVPDMVRNVIVIDQDPIGRTPRSNPATYTKLFDEIRKIFASTKEAKARGYKEGRFSFNVKGGRCENCQGDGVIRIEMNFLPDVYVQCSECKGKRYNKETLDVLYKGKNIAEVLDMTVEEAAKFFENTPRVHRKLQTLLDVGLGYIKLGQSSTQLSGGESQRIKITRELSKHKSGHVVYMLDEPTTGLHFDDTKRLIKVLNRLVDNGNTVYIIEHNLDVIKSCDYLIDLGPEGGAAGGQLLAEGTPEQVAKVPGSYTGMFLVKMLNDQHAFAPKGFIDAQC, via the coding sequence ATGCGTGATAACATTTCCATTAAAGGTGCACGGGAGCACAACCTAAAAAACATCGATTTAGAGTTGCCCCGAAACAAGTTAATAGTTATAACTGGGTTGTCAGGCTCGGGCAAATCTACCCTTGCGTTTGACACTATCTACGCTGAGGGTCAACGCCGCTACGTGGAAAGCCTCTCCGCTTACGCGCGACAATTCTTGGGTTTGATGGATAAACCCGACGTCGACTCGATTGAGGGATTATCACCCGCCATCAGTATCGAGCAGAAGAGCACCAGCAAAAACCCCCGCAGCACAGTCGGCACAGTCACCGAAATCTACGACTATCTCCGCTTGCTTTTCGCACGCATCGGCACCCACCACTGCCCCAAATGCGGCAGTAGCATACACCCTCAGAGTCCAGAAAACATAACCAGTCTTATCATGGCAGAAAAAGGTAAAACGTTAGTCTTTCTTGCCCCCATCATCCGCGGCACGAAAGGCACACACGAGCAGGTGTTTGATGACCTCAAAAAAGAGGGCTACACCAAAATCCGCGTGGATCAAAAAATCTACGAAACCGACACAGTCAAAGAAGAAGTCAAACTGGTGCGTTACGAGAAGCACTGGATAGAAGCCGTCATAGATACAGTAACCATCGACGACGAGGAGCGTTCCCGCATCGCCGAAGCTGTGGAGAGCGCGCTTAAAACGGGCAAGGGCACTATGATTGTTATCGATGCAGCCCAACAAGACGCTGCCAAAAAGAAAGAGCTGGAAAGCTTTGAAGGCGCAACCATGTACAGCACCTTCGGCGCATGCCCCAACCACCCAGAAATCATGTTCGAAGCGTTGGAGCCTCGTATGTTCAGCTTCAACTCTCCATGGGGGGCTTGCCCAGTTTGCCACGGTCTGGGCGAAATCACCGAAGTCACTGCAGACAAAGTTATCCCCAACCGCAACCTCTCAATAATGGATGGTGCACTCGCTGTCTATGGCAAAATGGATCTAAGCTGGCGTGTACAGCAGTTGGCGATGGTTGGTAAAAAGCACGGTTTCGACGTTTTTACCCCCATCAAGGACTTCACGGAGCAACAGCTCAAAGTTCTGCTTTACGGCGACCGCGAACCGATAAGCGGTAACTGGTCAAACGGCGCGAGTATGTGGATGCGTGACGGTTGGGAAGGTGTAATTCCTCAAACTATGCGTCTCTACCGCCAAACCGAGAGCGAATGGCGCAAAGAAGACATAGAGAAATTCATGACTGCACGACCCTGCAATGCATGTCATGGCAAAAAACTTCAGCCGCTGGTGCTTGCAGTTAAAATTCTGGATAAGAGCATCATTGACGTCACAGATCTCTCCATCGAAGAAGCAGTAGAGTTCTTCCGTGACCTGCCAACTAAACTAAACCAGAAAGACCTCTCCATAGCCAAACAGGTACTGAAAGAAATCAACGAACGTCTCGGTTTTCTCAAAAATGTGGGGTTAGGTTACCTCTCACTTTCACGTGCCGCAAAGACGCTTTCAGGAGGCGAAGCTCAACGTATCCGCCTTGCCACGCAAATCGGCAGCAACCTCATGGGCGTCCTCTACATCCTTGACGAACCCAGCATCGGATTGCATCAGCGGGACAACGCCAAACTCATCGCCACCCTCGCGCGACTCCGCGACCTCGGCAACACCTTAATCGTAGTAGAACACGATGAAGACACGATGCGCCACGCCGACTACATCGTGGACATGGGACCGGGTGCAGGAGTCCACGGCGGTCACGTAGTTGCAGAAGGGTCACCGGCAGAAGTGATGGCTAATCCACGCAGTTTAACAGGCAAGTACCTATCAGGCGAACTCAAAATCGAAGTACCCACCAAACGCCGAGAACCCACCAGCTTCATCTCAATTAAAGGTGCATGCGAGAACAACCTCAAAAACCTCAGTCTAAAGCTGCCGCTGGGTGTTCTCTGTGGCGTCACAGGTGTTTCAGGTTCAGGTAAAAGCACGCTTATGAACCTTACAGTCATTCCTGCTCTTAAGCAGATGTTCGGAGAGCAGGTCGATAAGGTCGGCAAACATGAGGCGCTTCAAGTTCCAGACATGGTTCGTAACGTCATCGTAATCGACCAAGATCCCATCGGACGCACCCCTCGCAGCAACCCTGCCACCTACACCAAACTCTTCGACGAAATTCGCAAAATCTTCGCCTCAACTAAAGAAGCCAAAGCCCGCGGCTACAAAGAAGGTCGCTTCAGCTTCAACGTGAAAGGCGGCAGATGCGAAAACTGCCAAGGCGACGGAGTCATCCGCATCGAAATGAACTTTCTTCCAGATGTTTACGTACAATGCAGTGAATGCAAAGGCAAACGCTACAACAAAGAAACTCTCGACGTGCTCTATAAAGGGAAAAACATCGCCGAAGTCCTCGACATGACCGTGGAAGAAGCCGCAAAATTCTTCGAGAACACGCCTCGGGTGCATCGCAAACTGCAGACTTTGCTCGATGTCGGTTTGGGCTACATCAAGTTGGGGCAGAGCAGCACTCAGCTTAGCGGCGGCGAAAGTCAACGCATAAAAATCACCCGTGAACTCAGCAAACACAAATCAGGCCACGTAGTCTACATGCTGGATGAACCCACCACAGGTTTGCATTTCGATGATACTAAACGCCTCATCAAAGTCCTAAACCGCCTCGTTGATAACGGCAACACCGTCTACATCATCGAGCACAACTTGGACGTCATTAAAAGCTGTGACTACCTCATCGACTTGGGGCCAGAAGGCGGGGCTGCAGGCGGACAACTTCTCGCAGAAGGTACACCAGAACAAGTGGCAAAAGTCCCTGGCAGCTACACAGGTATGTTCCTTGTCAAGATGTTAAATGATCAACATGCGTTCGCCCCAAAGGGCTTTATAGATGCCCAATGTTAG
- a CDS encoding DNA-binding protein encodes MSDDELEQIRKRKLLSMQSRLSDEQRQAQAEQQIEQQKQALLAKILAPEARQRLNNLKMVKKEFAEQIELQLIEMAQTGKLPIPLSDLQLKSILIQLQSRKRETTIRRI; translated from the coding sequence ATGTCAGATGATGAGCTTGAGCAGATCCGTAAAAGAAAACTTCTCTCGATGCAAAGTCGCTTAAGCGACGAGCAGAGACAAGCTCAAGCAGAGCAACAAATAGAACAGCAGAAACAGGCGCTGCTTGCAAAAATCTTGGCACCTGAAGCTCGTCAAAGACTAAACAACTTGAAGATGGTAAAGAAAGAGTTCGCCGAGCAAATCGAGTTGCAACTCATCGAGATGGCGCAAACAGGCAAGCTGCCGATTCCCCTCTCAGACTTGCAACTCAAGTCGATCCTAATTCAGCTTCAGTCAAGGAAGCGAGAGACAACAATTAGAAGGATATAA
- a CDS encoding 30S ribosomal protein S19e, with protein MTTPHDVPASKFIDRLAKYLRENVDEVQPPAWATFAKTGTHVEKQPQNPNWWYVRSASVLRKVYIHGPIGLENLRSDYGGRKNNGVKKNHATKAGGSCIRKVLQQLESAGFIQITRPRGRIMTPKGRKMMQEVAGDLAKELYKSVPELKKYQGE; from the coding sequence TTGACGACTCCTCATGACGTTCCAGCATCAAAATTCATCGACCGATTAGCAAAATACCTTAGGGAAAACGTTGACGAAGTCCAGCCTCCAGCATGGGCCACCTTCGCCAAAACAGGCACTCACGTCGAGAAGCAACCCCAGAACCCAAACTGGTGGTACGTACGCAGCGCATCCGTTCTACGCAAAGTCTACATTCATGGCCCAATCGGTCTAGAAAACCTCCGCAGTGACTACGGCGGACGCAAAAACAACGGCGTCAAAAAGAACCATGCTACCAAAGCAGGCGGCAGCTGTATACGTAAAGTCCTTCAGCAACTTGAATCTGCAGGATTCATTCAAATCACCCGCCCGCGAGGCAGAATCATGACTCCAAAAGGCCGTAAAATGATGCAGGAAGTCGCTGGAGACCTCGCCAAAGAACTGTACAAATCTGTCCCTGAGCTCAAGAAGTATCAAGGCGAATAG
- a CDS encoding PAS domain S-box protein produces the protein MSAIDYGIKKSEKPENESQIIPQSKQLEAIFASSPDGIAITDLSANIIDCNQAAASLIGFNSKEDAIGKNLFQLIAPKDQQKAQETLAKVLETGIPVKSMEFNIIIKNGKEIAIESSGSVIKDQSGNPVNLVAIIHDISERKMMQQKLQQERDMLNAVTRSINAGFVMVDRDYHIVWANEFIKSLFGLVEGQLSYQALHDYQSRSMSPDSSIKKVFEENASEASHEIQITDAQGKKFWLKITAAPIKNAEGEVIAAAELAVDITDIKQAEEQIRLLSSVVEQEVDGIAVSDNQGNTLFLNKSWLTMHGLNDDAKNFTGEPIVRFYDPDQLRQIGSKTDADGIFRGRLKQISKDGTAFTTLATLSPLRDRDGQIIGTIHTAKKLTEIVREIRDVAAHA, from the coding sequence TTGTCTGCCATAGATTATGGAATTAAAAAAAGTGAAAAACCGGAAAATGAAAGCCAAATCATCCCGCAATCAAAACAATTAGAAGCTATATTTGCCTCAAGTCCAGACGGCATAGCAATAACAGATTTGTCAGCAAATATCATAGACTGCAACCAAGCAGCAGCTTCCCTGATCGGATTTAACTCAAAAGAAGATGCTATAGGAAAAAATCTTTTCCAACTCATTGCTCCAAAAGATCAACAGAAAGCTCAAGAAACATTAGCCAAGGTACTGGAAACCGGAATCCCGGTAAAAAGTATGGAATTTAACATAATAATTAAAAATGGAAAAGAAATTGCTATCGAGTCTTCCGGTTCAGTCATCAAGGACCAGTCGGGAAACCCTGTAAATTTAGTGGCGATAATTCACGATATTTCTGAACGCAAAATGATGCAGCAAAAGCTCCAGCAAGAAAGAGATATGCTCAATGCCGTTACAAGAAGCATCAACGCCGGGTTTGTGATGGTAGACAGAGACTACCATATTGTCTGGGCTAACGAATTCATAAAAAGCCTTTTTGGACTAGTCGAAGGGCAGTTAAGCTACCAAGCGTTGCACGATTACCAAAGTAGAAGCATGAGCCCCGACAGTAGCATAAAAAAAGTTTTTGAAGAGAATGCAAGCGAAGCCTCCCACGAAATTCAGATAACCGACGCACAGGGTAAAAAGTTCTGGCTGAAAATAACGGCTGCACCCATAAAAAATGCCGAGGGCGAAGTAATTGCTGCAGCAGAACTTGCCGTGGATATAACTGATATCAAACAAGCTGAAGAACAGATTCGGCTCTTAAGCAGTGTTGTAGAACAAGAGGTTGATGGCATAGCAGTTTCAGACAATCAAGGAAACACTCTTTTTCTAAACAAGAGCTGGCTAACAATGCACGGTCTCAACGATGACGCCAAGAATTTCACCGGTGAACCAATAGTTCGGTTCTATGATCCAGATCAACTTAGGCAAATAGGCAGTAAAACCGATGCTGATGGAATTTTCAGGGGCCGACTTAAACAGATATCAAAGGATGGAACAGCTTTCACCACTTTGGCCACACTAAGCCCATTAAGAGACCGGGATGGGCAAATAATCGGAACCATACATACCGCAAAGAAACTAACCGAAATAGTTCGCGAAATCAGGGATGTGGCAGCCCATGCGTAA
- a CDS encoding ADP-ribosylation factor-like protein, with product MIDSYLSSEKTQTGIRIIDQLLEGGIPSGSSVLIRTNPLFDPFPVAIQLLLNQLKKGDIGLYFVSNKSAASVIDESVALGTSLAEYKQQNRLFFIDGYSALFGLKSEEAYSIDNIYDPNAVFSVITKALYECCKKGKVFLIYDSLNTSIDEFGDAVLSEVNNWQKIATAYNAILCFLYTEWNYENTISQTVSSIYPTIIDLMALQRIVGNQAITVSKKEGVPVKEKIIPIKKSVTGEIKGYIPKILVTGPFHAGKTTIVHTLSNRAVSVQRFGTTVALDFGHVDYKGFNLDLFGTIGQPRFDPILELLGGEALGAILVIDSTKPEEFSRAKEMMLKAKVHGLPYVVAANKQDLPNALSVGEIKAKMNVPSDVEVIGTVGSDKASITGALDILIEKILNGAKYRDD from the coding sequence TTGATAGACTCATATCTGTCAAGTGAAAAAACGCAAACGGGCATAAGAATTATTGACCAACTTCTCGAAGGAGGCATACCAAGTGGCTCCTCAGTTTTAATCAGAACAAATCCGCTGTTTGACCCATTCCCAGTCGCTATACAACTCCTATTGAACCAGTTAAAAAAAGGCGACATAGGCTTATACTTTGTCAGCAATAAATCAGCCGCTTCAGTTATCGATGAGTCAGTAGCTTTAGGAACGAGTTTGGCGGAGTATAAACAGCAAAACCGACTATTTTTCATCGACGGCTACTCTGCGCTGTTCGGACTTAAAAGCGAAGAAGCATACTCCATCGACAACATTTACGACCCGAATGCAGTATTCAGCGTTATCACCAAAGCACTCTATGAATGCTGCAAAAAAGGTAAAGTATTCTTGATTTACGACTCCCTAAACACCTCAATTGACGAATTCGGCGATGCAGTTTTAAGTGAAGTTAATAATTGGCAAAAAATCGCAACCGCCTACAATGCAATCTTATGCTTTCTTTATACCGAGTGGAACTACGAAAACACGATATCACAAACTGTAAGCAGCATCTACCCCACTATCATAGACCTTATGGCGTTACAAAGAATTGTCGGCAACCAAGCTATCACCGTGAGCAAAAAAGAGGGGGTTCCTGTGAAAGAAAAAATAATTCCCATAAAAAAATCAGTGACTGGAGAAATAAAAGGCTACATACCAAAAATCTTAGTCACAGGACCATTTCACGCTGGAAAAACAACCATCGTGCATACACTTTCAAATCGCGCTGTTAGCGTACAACGCTTTGGAACAACTGTAGCGTTAGATTTTGGCCATGTAGACTATAAGGGGTTCAATTTAGATCTGTTCGGAACGATTGGTCAACCACGATTTGACCCCATACTAGAACTGCTTGGAGGCGAAGCATTGGGTGCTATACTGGTAATTGACAGCACCAAGCCCGAAGAATTTTCCAGAGCCAAAGAAATGATGTTAAAAGCCAAAGTCCATGGCTTGCCATACGTCGTGGCAGCGAACAAACAAGATTTGCCTAATGCCCTGTCAGTGGGTGAAATCAAAGCAAAAATGAATGTTCCCTCTGATGTTGAAGTAATCGGCACGGTTGGGAGCGATAAAGCAAGCATCACAGGCGCATTAGATATTCTGATTGAAAAAATTTTAAACGGAGCTAAGTACCGTGACGACTAA
- a CDS encoding carbonic anhydrase, protein MPKEVDHKQTENITSYPQQTLKQLIEGNTKYAEKCCCKFEKLKTKQTPHVTLLSCCDSRVPQTLFGMDGLNEIFVVKNIGNQFSNSEGSVKYPIIHLKTPLLIVLGHTGCGAIKASLSDYHWEDEAIQREIIGLVNPIKIADREIDMSQVAEDIKFALYAQANVDYQIQRILCDPTLKTKVQKQELYVVGMMFDIHCLYGKEAAHTYITNVNGVTDVSEIKKVDLVKNLGKNTFDALVKRL, encoded by the coding sequence ATGCCTAAAGAAGTCGACCACAAACAAACCGAAAACATAACTTCATACCCACAACAAACCTTAAAGCAACTAATCGAAGGCAACACAAAGTACGCCGAGAAGTGCTGTTGCAAATTCGAAAAACTCAAAACTAAACAAACCCCACACGTCACTCTACTATCCTGCTGCGATTCACGTGTTCCCCAGACACTGTTTGGTATGGATGGCCTCAACGAAATATTCGTAGTCAAAAACATCGGTAACCAGTTCAGCAACTCTGAAGGCTCAGTCAAATACCCCATTATTCACCTAAAGACGCCTCTGCTGATCGTTTTGGGGCACACTGGTTGTGGCGCGATTAAGGCGTCGCTTTCCGATTATCACTGGGAAGACGAGGCTATTCAGCGGGAAATTATCGGGCTTGTTAACCCCATCAAGATAGCTGATAGAGAAATCGATATGTCACAGGTAGCTGAGGATATTAAATTCGCGTTGTATGCTCAAGCAAACGTTGATTACCAAATACAGAGAATCCTATGCGATCCGACACTAAAAACTAAGGTACAAAAACAGGAACTCTACGTCGTCGGGATGATGTTTGACATCCACTGCCTCTACGGCAAAGAAGCAGCACACACCTACATCACAAACGTCAACGGCGTCACTGATGTCTCGGAGATAAAAAAGGTCGATTTGGTCAAGAATTTGGGTAAAAACACTTTTGATGCTCTAGTCAAAAGATTATGA
- the uvrB gene encoding excinuclease ABC subunit UvrB — MRVQFELVSPYKISPGQEAAVEQLVQNFSHKDKQTLLGITGSGKTFVMANVIYRLQKPTLILAHNKTLAAQLYGELKELFPHNRVEFFISFYDYYQPESYLPAQDMYIEKDSTVNDEIEKMRMHAVSSIVSRNDTIIVASISCIYSLGNPDDFRTMAQKLEVGAKMSRQELIRQLVDMQYERNDMVLEPGRFRVRGDTIDIVPSYENDIVRVELTGNVISKIKEVHVITGNVKNSVDRMTLYPARQYVVPEEKHAQALEAIQQELEERLQELPPLEAQRLKQRTNYDLEMIREVGFCSGMENYSRHFDGRKPGVPPFTLIDYFPKDFLLIIDESHQTIPQARGMYNGDYSRKKNLVDFGFRLPSALDNRPLKFEEFESKMGRVLFVSATPAEYELEKSGPPVELITRPTGLLDPEVEMHPIEGQMQHLMAEAKKTIARGDRVLVTTLTKRMAEDLADYLVKEGFRVRYMHSEIESLDRIELIRQLRVGEFDILVGINLLREGLDIPEVASIFILDADKEGFLRDERSLIQTIGRAARNVNGKVFLYADVQTQSIKRAMEITYYRRNFQKRYNEKYGITPTTIIKSVTIKEGTIKGAKHLAKSDIQRQIIELDAKMREAAEKLEFEKAIELRDAIAELQRTLAAKVERAENGAVKPEI, encoded by the coding sequence ATCCGCGTGCAATTCGAACTTGTGTCGCCATATAAAATTTCGCCAGGCCAAGAAGCCGCCGTTGAGCAGTTAGTGCAGAACTTCTCCCATAAAGACAAACAAACCCTGCTGGGCATAACGGGCAGCGGCAAAACGTTTGTCATGGCAAACGTTATCTACCGTCTTCAGAAGCCGACGCTGATTTTGGCACACAACAAGACGTTGGCGGCGCAGCTTTACGGGGAGCTAAAGGAGCTTTTTCCGCATAACCGTGTGGAATTCTTCATCAGCTTCTACGATTACTACCAGCCCGAATCCTACCTGCCCGCACAGGACATGTACATCGAAAAAGACAGCACCGTCAACGACGAAATCGAAAAAATGCGTATGCATGCTGTCTCCAGTATAGTCAGTCGAAATGACACCATAATAGTTGCCTCCATCAGTTGCATCTACAGCTTAGGCAACCCTGATGACTTCCGCACTATGGCTCAGAAGTTAGAGGTCGGAGCTAAGATGAGCCGTCAGGAGCTTATTCGTCAACTGGTGGATATGCAGTATGAACGCAATGATATGGTGCTTGAACCAGGCAGATTCCGCGTTCGCGGCGACACCATCGACATCGTGCCTTCTTACGAGAACGACATCGTCCGCGTTGAGCTAACAGGTAACGTGATTAGTAAAATCAAGGAAGTCCACGTCATAACGGGTAACGTCAAAAACAGCGTCGACCGCATGACACTGTACCCAGCAAGGCAATATGTTGTACCCGAAGAAAAGCATGCTCAAGCTTTAGAGGCAATTCAGCAGGAACTTGAAGAGCGCCTGCAGGAGCTGCCGCCTCTGGAAGCCCAACGCCTTAAACAACGCACCAACTACGACCTCGAAATGATCCGTGAAGTCGGCTTCTGCTCAGGGATGGAGAACTACAGCCGCCACTTCGACGGCAGAAAACCCGGCGTGCCCCCATTCACTCTAATCGACTACTTCCCCAAAGACTTCCTGCTAATCATCGACGAAAGCCACCAAACCATACCCCAAGCAAGAGGTATGTACAACGGCGACTACAGCCGCAAAAAGAACCTCGTAGACTTCGGTTTCCGTCTGCCCAGCGCCCTCGACAACCGCCCGCTCAAGTTCGAAGAGTTTGAGAGCAAGATGGGGCGAGTTCTTTTTGTTTCCGCGACCCCTGCTGAGTATGAACTGGAAAAGAGTGGTCCCCCAGTCGAGTTAATCACCCGACCCACAGGCTTGCTTGATCCCGAGGTCGAGATGCATCCGATTGAGGGGCAGATGCAGCATTTGATGGCTGAAGCTAAGAAAACAATCGCGCGGGGTGACCGGGTTCTCGTTACAACGCTTACGAAGCGTATGGCAGAGGACTTGGCGGATTACCTTGTCAAAGAGGGTTTCCGCGTGCGCTATATGCACAGTGAAATCGAGAGTCTTGACCGCATCGAGTTGATACGTCAACTTCGCGTGGGTGAATTCGATATACTTGTCGGTATAAACTTGCTTCGTGAGGGTCTTGATATTCCTGAGGTTGCTTCTATATTCATCCTTGATGCTGACAAGGAAGGGTTCCTCCGTGACGAACGCAGCTTAATCCAAACTATCGGCAGAGCAGCCCGTAACGTTAACGGCAAAGTCTTCCTCTACGCCGACGTGCAAACCCAAAGCATCAAGCGAGCCATGGAAATCACTTATTACCGTCGTAACTTCCAGAAACGCTACAACGAAAAATACGGCATAACACCCACAACTATCATTAAATCAGTCACAATCAAGGAAGGCACCATCAAAGGCGCCAAGCACCTTGCTAAATCAGACATACAACGCCAAATCATCGAGTTAGACGCCAAGATGCGTGAAGCCGCCGAGAAGTTGGAGTTCGAGAAGGCTATTGAGTTGCGTGATGCGATTGCTGAGTTGCAGAGGACGCTGGCGGCAAAAGTTGAGCGGGCTGAAAACGGGGCGGTTAAACCAGAAATTTAG
- the rpl39e gene encoding 50S ribosomal protein L39e (part of the polypeptide exit tunnel in the 50S ribosomal complex), with protein sequence MARVKPTAKKLRLAKAGKESQSVPTWVIARTDGKVRVNPKQRRNWRTRKIKA encoded by the coding sequence ATGGCACGAGTAAAACCAACCGCGAAGAAACTCAGATTAGCCAAAGCTGGCAAAGAATCACAGTCAGTTCCAACATGGGTAATCGCCCGAACCGACGGCAAAGTCAGAGTTAACCCTAAACAGCGACGTAACTGGCGAACCCGCAAAATAAAGGCATAG
- a CDS encoding 50S ribosomal protein L31e → MVEERFYTIPLQKALIRPPKKRAPRAMQLVKIFVAKHMKMDVKVSDEEEAEEMPQLVVTQEVNEKIWERGIEKPPRRIKTRVTKDRDGNVTVYLAENQ, encoded by the coding sequence ATCGTCGAAGAAAGATTCTACACTATTCCTCTCCAGAAAGCCTTGATTCGCCCACCAAAAAAACGGGCCCCACGCGCCATGCAATTAGTCAAAATATTTGTGGCTAAACACATGAAAATGGACGTGAAGGTTTCTGACGAAGAAGAAGCAGAAGAAATGCCTCAACTTGTCGTCACCCAAGAAGTGAATGAGAAAATCTGGGAAAGAGGAATCGAGAAGCCTCCACGCAGAATCAAGACGCGGGTAACCAAGGACAGAGACGGCAACGTGACTGTTTACTTGGCAGAAAATCAATAA
- a CDS encoding DNA sulfur modification protein DndB gives MAEEQINDLLGGIEACDGNNYTFIALRGIQAGREYYTVMCQLSSLPRLFMFDEKQLPPTQRAQRQLNRSRIPAICRYILEDPKNYVFSSITASIDGRVEFIPFSKQGAASKVGHLIIPQSARFLINDGQHRKAAIEEALKKMPEIGSEHISVVFFVDGGLKRSQQMFSDLNKHALRPTMSLSILYNHRESLSRLTKKICDQVPVFNGRIELEKSSISNRSLKLFTLSSLYQATKYLL, from the coding sequence ATGGCGGAGGAGCAGATTAATGATTTGTTAGGCGGTATAGAAGCTTGCGACGGCAACAACTATACTTTCATTGCATTAAGGGGAATCCAAGCTGGACGAGAATATTATACTGTGATGTGTCAGCTAAGTTCGCTACCCAGACTTTTTATGTTTGATGAAAAACAATTACCGCCGACACAAAGAGCACAACGTCAACTAAATCGCTCACGAATCCCAGCAATTTGCCGCTATATATTGGAAGACCCAAAAAACTATGTTTTTTCATCAATCACTGCATCAATTGATGGGCGCGTAGAATTTATCCCATTTAGCAAACAAGGTGCAGCAAGCAAGGTAGGTCATCTGATAATTCCTCAGTCAGCAAGATTCTTGATAAACGACGGCCAACATAGGAAAGCAGCTATCGAGGAGGCGCTTAAAAAAATGCCAGAGATAGGTTCAGAACACATCTCTGTCGTTTTCTTCGTGGATGGCGGATTAAAAAGAAGCCAACAAATGTTCTCCGACCTAAATAAGCATGCTTTACGACCGACTATGTCGCTTTCCATTTTATATAATCACCGAGAAAGCCTTTCACGATTAACCAAAAAAATCTGCGACCAAGTACCTGTATTTAACGGGAGAATCGAGTTAGAAAAAAGTTCGATTTCTAACAGATCCCTGAAGCTGTTTACTTTAAGCAGTCTCTACCAAGCAACAAAATACTTACTG